A DNA window from Streptomyces canus contains the following coding sequences:
- a CDS encoding NAD-dependent malic enzyme — MATAPSVSYSITVRLEVPAGGTAVSQITTAVESHGGSVTGLDVTASGHEKLRMDVTIAASSTAHADEIVQQLRGIEGVTLGKVSDRTFLMHLGGKIEMQSKHPIRNRDDLSMIYTPGVARVCMAIAENPEDARRLTIKRNSVAVVTDGSAVLGLGNIGPKAALPVMEGKAALFKRFAGIDAWPLCLDTQDTDAIVEIVKAIAPGFAGINLEDISAPRCFEIEARLREALDIPVFHDDQHGTAIVVLAALTNALRVTGKAIENIRVVMSGAGAAGTAILKLLIAAGVKNAVVADIHGVVHAGREDLVDAAPGSALRWIADNTNPEALTGTLKEAVRGADVFIGVSAPNVLDGADVAAMAEGAIVFALANPDPEVDPAVARQTAAVVATGRSDFPNQINNVLVFPGVFRGLLDAQSRTVNTEMMLAAAKALADVVTEDELNPNYIIPSVFNDKVAGAVAGAVRDAAKAAGATA, encoded by the coding sequence ATGGCAACGGCGCCCAGCGTCTCCTACTCGATTACGGTCCGGCTGGAGGTGCCGGCGGGCGGCACCGCGGTCTCCCAGATCACCACGGCCGTAGAGTCCCACGGAGGCTCGGTGACCGGCCTCGACGTGACCGCCTCAGGCCACGAGAAGCTCCGGATGGACGTCACCATCGCCGCGAGCTCCACGGCGCACGCCGACGAGATCGTCCAGCAGCTGCGCGGCATCGAGGGCGTCACCCTCGGCAAGGTCTCCGACCGTACGTTCCTCATGCACCTCGGCGGCAAGATCGAGATGCAGTCCAAGCACCCCATCCGCAACCGTGACGACCTCTCGATGATCTACACGCCGGGTGTGGCGCGCGTCTGCATGGCGATCGCCGAGAACCCCGAGGACGCCCGCCGGCTCACCATCAAGCGCAACTCCGTTGCGGTCGTGACGGACGGCTCGGCCGTGCTGGGTCTGGGCAACATCGGTCCCAAGGCCGCCCTCCCGGTCATGGAGGGCAAGGCGGCCCTCTTCAAGCGGTTCGCCGGCATCGACGCCTGGCCGCTGTGCCTGGACACCCAGGACACCGACGCGATCGTCGAGATCGTCAAGGCGATCGCCCCCGGGTTCGCCGGCATCAACCTCGAGGACATCTCCGCGCCGCGCTGCTTCGAGATCGAGGCCCGGCTGCGTGAGGCCCTCGACATCCCCGTCTTCCACGACGACCAGCACGGCACCGCGATCGTGGTCCTCGCCGCCCTGACGAACGCACTTCGCGTCACCGGCAAGGCAATTGAGAACATCCGGGTGGTCATGTCCGGTGCCGGCGCGGCCGGTACCGCCATCCTCAAGCTGCTGATCGCGGCGGGCGTGAAGAACGCCGTCGTCGCCGACATCCACGGCGTGGTGCACGCCGGCCGTGAGGACCTCGTCGACGCCGCTCCGGGCTCGGCGCTGCGCTGGATCGCCGACAACACCAACCCCGAGGCCCTGACCGGGACGTTGAAGGAGGCCGTGCGCGGCGCTGACGTCTTCATCGGCGTCTCCGCCCCGAACGTCCTGGACGGCGCCGACGTCGCCGCCATGGCCGAGGGTGCGATTGTGTTCGCGCTCGCGAACCCCGACCCCGAGGTCGACCCGGCGGTCGCCCGTCAGACGGCGGCCGTCGTGGCCACCGGACGCTCCGACTTCCCGAACCAGATCAACAACGTGCTGGTCTTCCCGGGTGTCTTCCGCGGTCTGCTGGACGCCCAGTCCCGCACGGTCAACACGGAGATGATGCTCGCGGCCGCGAAGGCCCTCGCGGACGTCGTGACCGAGGACGAGCTGAACCCGAACTACATCATCCCGAGCGTCTTCAACGACAAGGTCGCGGGTGCGGTCGCGGGTGCGGTGCGGGACGCGGCGAAGGCCGCCGGGGCGACGGCGTAG
- a CDS encoding anti-sigma factor family protein translates to MSVYGGNQGFGTGGSGMSGSMMGSPVPNEHETVGAYALGILDDAEATAFEAHLATCEWCAQQLDELAGMEPMLAALADLPGSGTPAIGESLSAKPSPRIVNKLVDEVAERRAQKRRRSFYMVAAAAALIIGGPFAAMAAGGGDSGGDSEQPRVLASTAKELFESMNDKVSATDSSTGVSATVAMQTKDWGTSLGLELKGVKGELKCSLIAVTDNGERWTASTWSVGKWGYGIPDGKTPESKQPLYIGGAVAPAQNTIDHFEVVTSDGKKLVEVDA, encoded by the coding sequence ATGAGTGTGTATGGGGGTAACCAGGGATTCGGCACAGGTGGTTCGGGTATGTCAGGTTCCATGATGGGATCTCCGGTGCCGAACGAGCATGAGACCGTCGGCGCCTACGCCCTCGGGATCCTCGACGACGCCGAGGCAACCGCTTTCGAGGCTCATCTCGCCACCTGCGAATGGTGCGCCCAGCAGCTCGACGAGCTCGCCGGCATGGAGCCGATGCTCGCCGCCCTCGCGGACCTGCCGGGCTCCGGCACCCCCGCGATCGGTGAGTCGCTCTCCGCCAAGCCCAGTCCGCGGATCGTGAACAAGCTGGTGGACGAGGTCGCCGAGCGCCGTGCCCAGAAGCGGCGCCGCAGCTTCTACATGGTCGCGGCCGCGGCCGCGCTGATCATCGGCGGTCCGTTCGCCGCGATGGCGGCGGGCGGCGGCGACTCCGGCGGCGACAGTGAGCAGCCGAGAGTCCTCGCGAGCACCGCGAAGGAACTCTTCGAGTCCATGAACGACAAGGTGTCGGCGACCGACTCCTCGACCGGCGTCAGCGCGACCGTCGCCATGCAGACGAAGGACTGGGGCACCTCGCTCGGTCTGGAGCTCAAGGGCGTCAAGGGAGAGCTCAAGTGCTCCCTCATCGCCGTCACCGACAACGGCGAGCGCTGGACGGCCTCCACCTGGTCCGTCGGCAAGTGGGGCTACGGCATCCCGGACGGCAAGACTCCGGAGTCCAAGCAGCCTCTCTACATCGGCGGCGCGGTCGCACCGGCTCAGAACACGATCGACCACTTCGAGGTCGTCACCTCCGACGGCAAGAAGCTCGTCGAGGTCGACGCGTAA
- a CDS encoding HelD family protein — MAAQAQQSAVGSVQDSVRDHEIGVEQEHLDRVYRRLEEKIHEAEFLMHDAAKRGQVGTPGALAERDAQVFRAGVHLNRLNNEFEDFLFGRIDLLLGKDGKKGPDGAYTAVEPAEGAVREDGTADIAETLHIGRIGVLDSEYAPLVIDWRAPAAAPFYRSTPVDPGRVVRRRVIRSKGRKVLGVEDDLMRPELKAFLGGHELAVIGDGALMAALGQARSHTMRDIVASIQAEQDLVIRAPAASVTYVEGGPGTGKTAVALHRAAYLLYQDRRRYAGGILIVSPTPLLVAYTEGVLPSLGEEGQVAIRAIGSLVDGVEATLYDSPAVARAKGSYRMLKVLRKAARGALELGSHSGGSGSGQLAFGEEEPSTTSSTAPSTRLRVVAFGRRLELEADELENIRRNALSGTAPVNLLRPRARKLLLDALWARSGAGPRHTDPELAAELRSSFDEDITSEDSFIEFLDAWWPELTPKAVLAAMADERRLGRWARRILNPGEVRRVARSLRRDGLSVHDIAMLDELQAVLGTPARPKKRRELDPLDHLTGLEELMPVREESQRERAERLAQERVEYAHVIVDEAQDLTPMQWRMVGRRGRHATWTVVGDPAQSSWSDPDEAAEARDEALGTRPRRRFQLTVNYRNPSEIADLAAKVLALAMPGSTAPSAVRSTGVQPRFVTTNHGRGTVARRSLGESVREEAARLLDLVDGTVGVVVAMNRREEAARWLTGLGDRVVALGSLEAKGLEYDATVVVSPAEIADESPAGLRVLYVALTRATQQLTVVSAERDQPDRDGVPDLLRD; from the coding sequence GTGGCCGCTCAGGCTCAACAATCCGCGGTCGGCTCGGTTCAGGACTCGGTTCGGGACCACGAGATCGGCGTCGAACAGGAACATCTGGACCGGGTCTACCGGCGCCTCGAGGAGAAGATCCACGAGGCGGAGTTCCTCATGCACGACGCGGCCAAGCGCGGCCAGGTCGGCACACCGGGCGCTCTCGCCGAGCGGGACGCCCAGGTTTTCCGGGCCGGTGTGCACCTCAACCGGCTCAACAACGAGTTCGAGGACTTCCTGTTCGGCCGGATCGACCTGCTCCTCGGCAAGGACGGCAAGAAGGGGCCCGACGGCGCCTACACCGCCGTGGAGCCCGCCGAAGGCGCTGTCCGGGAGGACGGCACCGCGGACATCGCGGAGACCCTGCACATCGGCCGGATCGGAGTCCTGGACTCCGAGTACGCGCCGCTGGTCATCGACTGGCGGGCGCCGGCCGCCGCCCCCTTCTACAGGTCCACTCCAGTGGATCCCGGGCGTGTCGTACGACGCCGGGTGATCCGCTCCAAGGGCCGCAAGGTCCTCGGTGTCGAGGACGACCTGATGCGCCCCGAGCTCAAGGCGTTCCTCGGCGGCCACGAGCTGGCCGTCATCGGCGACGGCGCCCTGATGGCCGCGCTGGGACAGGCCCGCAGTCACACCATGCGGGACATCGTCGCCTCCATCCAGGCCGAGCAGGACCTGGTCATCCGCGCCCCCGCCGCGTCCGTGACCTACGTCGAGGGCGGCCCCGGCACCGGCAAGACAGCCGTGGCCCTGCACCGGGCCGCGTATCTGCTCTACCAGGACCGGCGCCGCTACGCCGGCGGCATCCTCATCGTCTCGCCCACCCCGCTGCTCGTGGCGTACACCGAGGGTGTCCTGCCGTCGCTCGGTGAGGAGGGCCAGGTCGCCATCCGCGCGATCGGCTCCCTGGTCGACGGCGTCGAGGCCACCCTGTACGACTCCCCGGCGGTGGCCCGCGCCAAGGGGTCGTACCGGATGCTGAAGGTGCTGCGGAAGGCGGCGCGGGGGGCGCTGGAGCTGGGGAGCCACAGCGGGGGGAGCGGTTCCGGGCAGCTCGCCTTCGGCGAGGAGGAGCCGTCCACCACATCCTCCACCGCACCCTCCACCCGTCTCCGCGTCGTCGCCTTCGGGCGCCGGCTCGAACTGGAGGCGGACGAGCTGGAAAACATCCGCCGGAACGCCCTCAGCGGTACCGCGCCCGTCAACCTGCTGCGGCCCCGGGCCCGCAAGCTGCTCCTGGACGCCCTGTGGGCGCGGTCCGGGGCGGGCCCCCGGCACACCGATCCCGAACTGGCGGCCGAGCTCCGGTCGTCGTTCGACGAGGACATCACCTCCGAGGACAGCTTCATCGAGTTCCTCGACGCCTGGTGGCCGGAGCTCACCCCGAAGGCCGTCCTCGCCGCCATGGCCGACGAGCGGCGCCTCGGCCGCTGGGCCCGCCGCATCCTCAATCCCGGCGAGGTCCGCAGGGTCGCCCGCTCACTCAGACGTGACGGCCTCTCCGTGCACGACATCGCCATGCTCGACGAGCTCCAGGCGGTCCTCGGCACCCCGGCCCGCCCGAAGAAGAGGCGCGAACTGGACCCGCTCGACCACCTCACCGGGCTCGAGGAGCTGATGCCGGTCCGCGAGGAGTCGCAGCGCGAGCGGGCCGAGCGGCTCGCCCAGGAACGCGTCGAGTACGCCCACGTCATCGTCGACGAGGCCCAGGACCTCACGCCGATGCAGTGGCGCATGGTCGGCCGCCGCGGCCGGCACGCCACCTGGACGGTCGTGGGAGACCCGGCGCAGTCCTCCTGGTCCGACCCCGACGAGGCCGCCGAGGCCCGCGACGAGGCCCTCGGTACGCGTCCCCGCCGCCGCTTCCAGCTCACCGTGAACTACCGCAACCCCTCCGAGATCGCCGACCTCGCGGCCAAGGTGCTGGCCCTCGCCATGCCCGGCTCCACGGCACCCTCGGCCGTACGGTCCACCGGCGTCCAACCGCGTTTCGTGACAACGAACCACGGACGCGGCACGGTCGCACGGAGGTCGCTGGGAGAGAGCGTCCGAGAGGAGGCGGCCCGCCTCCTCGACCTCGTCGACGGGACGGTGGGCGTCGTCGTCGCCATGAACCGCCGGGAAGAAGCCGCCCGCTGGCTCACCGGGCTCGGCGACCGGGTGGTGGCGCTCGGCAGTCTGGAGGCCAAGGGCCTGGAGTACGACGCGACGGTCGTCGTCTCCCCGGCCGAGATCGCCGACGAGTCCCCGGCCGGACTGCGGGTGCTCTACGTCGCCCTCACCCGGGCCACCCAGCAGCTGACGGTCGTCTCGGCGGAGCGCGACCAGCCGGACCGGGACGGGGTGCCCGATCTGCTGAGAGATTGA
- a CDS encoding DUF3039 domain-containing protein, giving the protein MSTLEPERGTGTGTLVEPTPQVSHGDGDHERFAHYVQKDKIMASALDGTPVVALCGKVWVPGRDPKKYPVCPMCKEIYESMGSGDDDKGGDK; this is encoded by the coding sequence ATGAGCACTCTCGAGCCCGAGCGCGGGACTGGTACGGGGACCCTCGTAGAGCCGACGCCGCAGGTGTCCCACGGCGACGGCGACCACGAGCGCTTCGCCCACTACGTCCAGAAGGACAAGATCATGGCGAGCGCCCTCGACGGGACCCCCGTCGTGGCGCTGTGCGGCAAGGTGTGGGTGCCCGGCCGCGATCCCAAGAAGTACCCCGTGTGCCCCATGTGCAAGGAGATCTACGAGTCCATGGGCTCCGGGGACGACGACAAGGGCGGCGACAAGTAG
- a CDS encoding YqgE/AlgH family protein — MTEVSSLTGRLLVATPALADPNFDRAVVLLLDHDEEGSLGVVLNRPTPVDVGDILEGWADLAGEPGVVFQGGPVSLDSALGVAVIPGGGAVDGAPLGWRRVHGAIGLVDLEAPPELLASALGSLRIFAGYAGWGPGQLEDELVEGAWYVVESEPGDVSSPFPERLWREVLRRQRSELAMVATYADDPSLN; from the coding sequence ATGACCGAGGTGTCCTCGCTCACAGGGCGGTTGCTCGTGGCAACGCCCGCCCTGGCGGACCCGAACTTCGACCGTGCGGTGGTGCTCCTTCTCGACCACGACGAGGAGGGCTCCCTCGGTGTCGTCCTCAACCGGCCCACCCCGGTGGACGTCGGCGACATCCTGGAGGGCTGGGCCGACCTCGCCGGCGAACCCGGTGTCGTCTTCCAGGGCGGCCCGGTCTCCCTGGACTCGGCTCTGGGGGTCGCCGTCATCCCCGGCGGCGGGGCCGTCGACGGGGCCCCGCTGGGCTGGCGCAGAGTGCACGGTGCGATCGGACTGGTCGATCTGGAGGCCCCGCCGGAACTGCTCGCCTCGGCCCTCGGCAGCCTGCGCATCTTCGCCGGTTACGCCGGCTGGGGCCCGGGCCAGCTGGAGGACGAGCTGGTGGAGGGCGCCTGGTACGTCGTCGAGTCGGAACCGGGCGACGTCTCCTCCCCGTTTCCCGAGAGACTCTGGCGCGAGGTCCTGCGCCGCCAGCGCAGCGAGCTGGCGATGGTGGCCACGTACGCGGACGACCCTTCGCTCAACTGA
- the murA gene encoding UDP-N-acetylglucosamine 1-carboxyvinyltransferase, with protein MTVNGSDDVLIVHGGTPLEGEIRVRGAKNLVPKAMVAALLGSGPSRLRNVPDIRDVRVVRGLLQLHGVTVRPGEEPGELVMDPTHVESANVADIDAHAGSSRIPILLCGPLLHRLGHAFIPGLGGCDIGGRPIDFHFEVLRQFGATIEKRADGQFLEAPRRLRGTKITLPYPSVGATEQVLLTAVLAEGVTELSNAAVEPEIEDLICVLQKMGAIIAMDTDRTIRVTGVDRLGGYNHRALPDRLEAASWASAALATEGNIYVRGAQQRSMMTFLNTYRKVGGAFEIDDEGIRFWHPGGQLKSIALETDVHPGFQTDWQQPLVVALTQATGLSIIHETVYESRLGFTSALNQMGAHIQLYRECLGGSNCRFGQRNFLHSAVVSGPTRLQGADLVIPDLRGGFSYLIAALAAQGTSRVHGIDLINRGYENFMEKLVELGAKVELPGKALG; from the coding sequence ATGACCGTCAACGGCTCTGACGACGTACTGATTGTCCACGGCGGAACCCCGCTGGAGGGCGAGATCCGGGTCCGCGGTGCGAAGAACCTCGTACCGAAGGCCATGGTCGCCGCCCTGCTGGGCAGCGGGCCGAGTCGACTGCGCAACGTTCCGGACATCCGTGACGTGCGGGTCGTACGCGGACTGCTGCAACTGCACGGGGTGACGGTCCGTCCGGGTGAGGAACCGGGCGAGCTGGTGATGGACCCCACGCACGTCGAGAGCGCGAACGTCGCTGACATCGATGCCCACGCGGGTTCCAGCCGCATCCCGATCCTGCTGTGCGGTCCGCTGCTGCACCGCCTCGGTCACGCCTTCATCCCGGGCCTCGGCGGCTGCGACATCGGCGGCCGGCCCATCGACTTCCACTTCGAGGTGCTGCGGCAGTTCGGCGCGACGATCGAGAAGCGCGCGGACGGGCAGTTCCTGGAGGCGCCGCGGCGGCTTCGGGGTACGAAGATCACGCTGCCGTACCCGTCCGTCGGCGCGACCGAGCAGGTCCTGCTGACGGCCGTCCTCGCCGAAGGTGTCACCGAGCTCTCGAACGCCGCGGTGGAACCGGAGATCGAGGACCTGATCTGCGTCCTGCAGAAGATGGGCGCCATCATCGCGATGGACACCGACCGGACCATCCGCGTCACGGGTGTGGACCGGCTCGGCGGCTACAACCACCGCGCCCTGCCGGACCGCCTGGAGGCCGCCTCCTGGGCGTCCGCCGCGCTGGCGACCGAGGGCAACATCTACGTCCGCGGCGCCCAGCAGCGCTCGATGATGACGTTCCTGAACACCTACCGGAAGGTGGGCGGTGCGTTCGAGATCGACGACGAGGGCATCCGCTTCTGGCACCCCGGCGGCCAGTTGAAGTCCATCGCGCTCGAGACCGACGTGCACCCGGGCTTCCAGACGGACTGGCAGCAGCCTCTGGTGGTCGCGCTCACGCAGGCCACCGGCCTGTCGATCATTCACGAGACGGTCTACGAGTCCCGCCTGGGCTTCACCTCCGCGCTGAACCAGATGGGTGCTCACATCCAGCTGTACCGCGAGTGCCTGGGCGGCTCGAACTGCCGCTTCGGCCAGCGCAACTTCCTGCACTCGGCGGTCGTCTCCGGCCCCACCAGGCTCCAGGGCGCCGATCTGGTCATCCCCGACCTCCGCGGCGGCTTCTCGTACCTGATCGCGGCGCTGGCGGCCCAGGGCACATCCCGGGTCCACGGCATCGACCTCATCAACCGCGGCTACGAGAACTTCATGGAGAAGCTCGTGGAACTGGGCGCGAAGGTGGAGCTGCCGGGCAAGGCGCTCGGCTGA
- a CDS encoding sigma-70 family RNA polymerase sigma factor — protein MSQPSEPDEELMRALYREHAGPLLAYVLRLVAGDRQRAEDVVQETLIRAWKNAGQLNRATGSVRPWLVTVARRIVIDGHRSRQARPQEVDPSPLEVIPAEDEIDKALWLMTLSDALDDLTPAHREVLVETYFKGRTVNEAAETLGIPSGTVRSRVFYALRSMKLALEERGVTA, from the coding sequence ATGTCCCAGCCCTCGGAACCTGATGAGGAGCTGATGCGTGCCCTGTACAGAGAGCACGCCGGGCCTCTCCTTGCGTATGTCCTCCGGTTGGTTGCGGGTGACCGCCAGAGAGCCGAGGACGTGGTGCAGGAGACGCTCATCCGTGCCTGGAAGAACGCCGGACAGCTCAATCGAGCGACCGGATCGGTACGCCCCTGGCTGGTGACGGTCGCCCGGCGCATCGTCATCGACGGCCACCGCAGCCGGCAGGCCCGGCCGCAGGAGGTCGATCCGTCGCCGCTGGAGGTCATCCCCGCGGAGGACGAGATCGACAAGGCGCTGTGGTTGATGACGCTGTCGGATGCGTTGGACGACCTGACCCCCGCCCACCGGGAGGTACTCGTCGAGACGTATTTCAAGGGGCGTACCGTCAACGAGGCGGCCGAGACCCTGGGCATTCCCAGCGGAACCGTCCGCTCGCGGGTCTTCTACGCCCTGCGGTCGATGAAGCTCGCACTGGAGGAGCGGGGGGTGACGGCGTGA
- a CDS encoding extracellular solute-binding protein: MKLSPRLPALLLTALVVTACAPQTSSNSSSDKDEKTGTLRVWLFQEVGNQPKEKVVDAAVAAFEKAHEGTKVDVEYIPIETRAQRVKAAFNDPSSAPDVMEYGNTDTAGYVKDGGLLDVTKEFGAWNEAKDTDPTAKTSVTVDGKVYGSPFYVGVRALYYRTDVFKELGLQAPRTMAELAETARRIRAAEPELYGLVVGGAYTYGAMPFIWANGGELATGKGGSYASAISGAAAQKGIKEYTSLFTDDNCPAAKCAGMGGNDTITAFAAGKAGMAIGGDFSHTAVEAGKVKGKYAVVPLPGVSAGSIAPAFAGGNNIGVLKSTSHRTLAVELMEQLTSKKTQASMFDAMGFLPTFADVRTRVAAEQPYVKPFAQTLAAGTKFVPASPAWSQIDSSLVLPTMFQEVISGKKSVAAASGEAAKKMNDAFGTVG, encoded by the coding sequence ATGAAGCTCTCCCCCCGCCTGCCCGCCCTGCTTCTGACGGCCCTGGTCGTCACGGCCTGTGCCCCCCAGACCTCCTCCAACTCCTCCTCCGACAAGGACGAGAAGACCGGCACCCTGCGCGTCTGGCTCTTCCAGGAAGTCGGCAACCAGCCCAAGGAGAAGGTCGTCGACGCCGCCGTCGCCGCCTTCGAGAAGGCTCACGAGGGCACCAAGGTCGACGTCGAGTACATCCCGATCGAGACCCGCGCCCAGCGCGTCAAGGCCGCCTTCAACGACCCGTCCTCCGCGCCCGACGTGATGGAGTACGGCAACACCGACACCGCCGGCTATGTGAAGGACGGCGGACTCCTCGACGTCACCAAGGAGTTCGGCGCCTGGAACGAGGCCAAGGACACCGACCCCACCGCGAAGACATCGGTCACCGTGGACGGGAAGGTGTACGGCTCGCCCTTCTACGTCGGCGTCCGCGCGCTGTACTACCGGACCGACGTCTTCAAGGAACTCGGTCTGCAAGCGCCCAGGACCATGGCCGAGTTGGCCGAGACCGCCCGCAGGATCCGCGCCGCCGAGCCCGAGTTGTACGGCCTGGTCGTCGGCGGCGCCTACACGTACGGCGCGATGCCCTTCATCTGGGCCAACGGCGGTGAACTCGCCACCGGCAAGGGCGGCTCGTACGCCTCCGCGATCTCCGGCGCGGCCGCCCAGAAGGGCATCAAGGAGTACACCTCGCTCTTCACCGACGACAACTGCCCCGCCGCGAAGTGTGCCGGCATGGGCGGCAACGACACGATCACCGCGTTCGCGGCGGGCAAGGCCGGAATGGCGATCGGGGGTGACTTCAGTCATACGGCGGTGGAGGCCGGGAAGGTCAAGGGCAAGTACGCGGTGGTGCCGCTGCCGGGGGTCTCCGCGGGGTCGATCGCTCCCGCGTTCGCCGGTGGCAACAACATCGGGGTGCTGAAGAGCACGTCCCACCGGACACTGGCGGTCGAGCTGATGGAACAGCTCACGTCGAAGAAGACGCAGGCGTCGATGTTCGACGCGATGGGGTTCCTGCCGACGTTCGCGGACGTCCGGACGCGGGTCGCGGCCGAGCAGCCGTATGTGAAGCCGTTCGCGCAGACCCTCGCGGCCGGGACGAAGTTCGTGCCCGCGTCCCCCGCGTGGTCGCAGATCGACTCCTCGCTGGTGCTGCCGACGATGTTCCAGGAGGTCATCAGCGGCAAGAAGAGTGTGGCGGCGGCCTCCGGGGAAGCGGCGAAGAAGATGAACGACGCGTTCGGAACCGTCGGGTGA
- a CDS encoding carbohydrate ABC transporter permease has translation MNLLRRPWRLAAEASALLIALVVAFPLYWMVLSAFKPAGEIESTEPRPWTLAPSLDSFRRVFGQQDFGRYFVNSLVVACSVVIVSALIAFLAATAVTRFRFRFRTTLLIMFLVAQMVPVEALTIPLFFQMRNFGLLNTLGSLILPHIAFSLPFAIWMLRGFVKAVPEALEEAAYIDGASRARFLWQILFPLVLPGLVATSVFSFISAWNDFLFAKSFIISDTSQSTLPMALLVFYKPDEPDWGGVMAASTVMTIPVLVFFVLVQRRLVSGLGGAVKD, from the coding sequence GTGAACCTTCTACGACGTCCTTGGCGGCTGGCCGCGGAGGCCTCGGCGTTGCTCATTGCCCTCGTGGTCGCCTTTCCCCTCTACTGGATGGTGCTCAGCGCCTTCAAACCGGCCGGAGAGATCGAGTCGACCGAGCCCCGGCCCTGGACGCTCGCGCCCTCGCTGGATTCCTTCCGGCGCGTGTTCGGGCAGCAGGATTTCGGTCGGTATTTCGTCAACAGCCTTGTTGTCGCGTGCAGTGTCGTGATCGTCTCGGCGTTGATCGCGTTTCTCGCGGCGACCGCCGTGACACGATTCCGCTTCCGCTTCCGGACCACCTTGCTGATCATGTTTCTGGTGGCCCAGATGGTGCCCGTGGAGGCCCTCACCATCCCCTTGTTCTTCCAGATGCGGAACTTCGGTCTGCTGAACACGCTGGGCTCGCTGATCCTGCCCCACATCGCCTTCTCGCTGCCCTTCGCGATCTGGATGCTGAGGGGGTTCGTGAAGGCCGTACCGGAGGCTTTGGAGGAGGCCGCGTACATCGACGGGGCGAGCCGCGCGCGATTCCTGTGGCAGATTCTGTTCCCCCTCGTCCTCCCCGGCCTGGTGGCCACGAGCGTGTTCTCCTTCATCTCGGCCTGGAACGATTTCCTCTTCGCCAAGTCGTTCATCATCAGCGACACTTCGCAGTCGACCCTGCCGATGGCCCTGCTGGTCTTCTACAAGCCGGACGAGCCGGACTGGGGCGGGGTCATGGCCGCGTCGACGGTGATGACGATTCCGGTGCTGGTGTTCTTCGTACTCGTACAGCGACGTCTGGTCTCGGGGCTGGGCGGAGCGGTTAAGGACTGA
- a CDS encoding HU family DNA-binding protein — translation MNRSELVAALADRAEVTRKDADAVLAAFAETVGEIVAKGDEKVTIPGFLTFERTHRAARTARNPQTGDPIQIPAGYSVKVSAGSKLKEAAKGK, via the coding sequence ATGAACCGCAGTGAGCTGGTGGCCGCGCTGGCCGACCGCGCCGAGGTGACCCGCAAGGACGCCGACGCCGTTCTGGCCGCGTTCGCCGAGACCGTCGGCGAGATCGTCGCCAAGGGTGACGAGAAGGTCACCATCCCCGGCTTCCTGACCTTCGAGCGCACCCACCGTGCCGCTCGTACCGCGCGCAACCCGCAGACCGGTGACCCGATCCAGATCCCGGCCGGCTACAGCGTCAAGGTTTCGGCGGGCTCCAAGCTCAAGGAAGCCGCCAAGGGCAAGTAG
- a CDS encoding carbohydrate ABC transporter permease, whose protein sequence is MTSAPHRATRAPWLYLAPALVVLGGLLVYPIYQLGLISLFQYTQAQVSGGEPTTFEGFGNYSALFSDPEFWRVLLATVLFAAGCVLSTLAVGCALAVLLTRVRAVPRLALMLAALGAWATPAVTGSTVWLFLFDPDFGPVNRILGLGDHSWTYGRLSAFFLVLLEVVWCSFPFVMVTVYAGIRAVPAEVLEAAALDGASQWRIWRSVLAPMLRPILTVVTIQSVIWDFKVFTQIYVMTNGGGIAGQNLVLNVYAYQQAFASSQYSLGSAIGVVMLLILLAVTLGYLRLLHRQGEEL, encoded by the coding sequence GTGACCTCGGCGCCCCACCGCGCCACTCGGGCGCCCTGGCTCTATCTCGCCCCCGCCCTGGTCGTCCTCGGCGGACTGCTCGTCTACCCCATCTACCAGCTCGGCCTGATCTCCCTCTTCCAGTACACCCAGGCCCAGGTCAGCGGCGGTGAGCCGACCACCTTCGAAGGGTTCGGGAACTACTCGGCGCTGTTCTCCGACCCGGAGTTCTGGCGGGTGCTGCTGGCCACCGTGCTGTTCGCGGCGGGCTGTGTCCTGTCGACGCTCGCCGTCGGGTGTGCGCTGGCGGTGCTGCTCACGCGCGTGCGTGCCGTGCCGCGGCTGGCCTTGATGCTGGCCGCGCTCGGGGCGTGGGCGACACCGGCCGTGACCGGGTCGACGGTCTGGCTGTTCCTCTTCGACCCCGACTTCGGCCCGGTGAACCGGATCCTGGGGCTCGGTGACCACTCCTGGACGTACGGGCGGCTCAGCGCCTTCTTCCTCGTCCTGCTCGAAGTCGTCTGGTGCTCCTTCCCGTTCGTGATGGTCACGGTCTACGCCGGGATCCGCGCCGTACCGGCCGAGGTGCTGGAGGCCGCCGCGCTGGACGGTGCCTCGCAGTGGCGGATCTGGCGGTCGGTGCTCGCGCCGATGCTGCGGCCGATCCTGACCGTCGTCACCATCCAGTCGGTCATCTGGGACTTCAAGGTCTTCACCCAGATCTACGTCATGACGAACGGCGGCGGCATCGCGGGCCAGAACCTGGTCCTGAACGTCTACGCCTACCAGCAGGCGTTCGCCTCCTCGCAGTACAGCCTCGGCTCGGCGATCGGAGTCGTGATGCTGCTGATCCTGCTCGCCGTGACGCTCGGGTACCTGCGGCTGCTCCACCGCCAGGGGGAGGAACTGTGA